In Erigeron canadensis isolate Cc75 chromosome 1, C_canadensis_v1, whole genome shotgun sequence, a single window of DNA contains:
- the LOC122585496 gene encoding protein TIFY 9-like isoform X1, translating into MSSALDLDHPPPTKKFFDRRQSFKDIQGAISKMNPKVVKTVIESGKRPLTSSSVLQLGLRSPSLPLSMPATAPLTIFYDGMVSTFDVSPSEAETVMKFALGEGLTSQKLHTLDQGVRLFGYEEKLEFDDSCTDLPIARKKSLQRFLKKRKGRMSLVN; encoded by the exons ATGTCGTCGGCATTGGACCTCGATCATCCTCCCCCGACCAAGAAGTTCTTTGATCGACGTCAAAGCTTCAAAG aTATACAAGGTGCTATTTCAAAGATGAACCCGAAGGTTGTGAAGACTGTGATCGAATCAGGAAAACGACCACTCACTTCCAGTAGTGTTTTACAACTTGGCTTGCGTTCGCCTTCTCTTCCCTTGAG TATGCCTGCAACAGCCCCTTTAACTATCTTTTACGATGGGATGGTATCGACTTTTGATGTTTCTCCATCTGAG GCAGAGACCGTGATGAAATTTGCACTTGGAGAAGGACTGACATCTCAAAAACTCCATACACTTGACCAag gCGTTCGTTTATTTGGCTACGAAGAGAAGCTAGAGTTTGATGATTCATGTACGGACTTACCCATCGCACGCAAGAAGTCACTACAGAGGTTCTTAAAGAAACGCAAAGGGAG GATGAGTTTGGTGAACtaa
- the LOC122585496 gene encoding protein TIFY 9-like isoform X2 translates to MSSALDLDHPPPTKKFFDRRQSFKDIQGAISKMNPKVVKTVIESGKRPLTSSSVLQLGLRSPSLPLSMPATAPLTIFYDGMVSTFDVSPSEAETVMKFALGEGLTSQKLHTLDQEKLEFDDSCTDLPIARKKSLQRFLKKRKGRMSLVN, encoded by the exons ATGTCGTCGGCATTGGACCTCGATCATCCTCCCCCGACCAAGAAGTTCTTTGATCGACGTCAAAGCTTCAAAG aTATACAAGGTGCTATTTCAAAGATGAACCCGAAGGTTGTGAAGACTGTGATCGAATCAGGAAAACGACCACTCACTTCCAGTAGTGTTTTACAACTTGGCTTGCGTTCGCCTTCTCTTCCCTTGAG TATGCCTGCAACAGCCCCTTTAACTATCTTTTACGATGGGATGGTATCGACTTTTGATGTTTCTCCATCTGAG GCAGAGACCGTGATGAAATTTGCACTTGGAGAAGGACTGACATCTCAAAAACTCCATACACTTGACCAag AGAAGCTAGAGTTTGATGATTCATGTACGGACTTACCCATCGCACGCAAGAAGTCACTACAGAGGTTCTTAAAGAAACGCAAAGGGAG GATGAGTTTGGTGAACtaa
- the LOC122597372 gene encoding extensin-like: MSYRHEHHPPGHMGPPNPMAMGPPHFHHQPPPPPQHVQHHHIPPPPPRPYQGYFNPQPPLIPPPRPYYDQPYHNSGCPPLLAACLAALCCCGLCNRY; encoded by the exons ATGAGTTACCGTCATGAACATCATCCTCCAG GACATATGGGACCACCAAATCCAATGGCAATGGGACCGcctcattttcatcatcaaccaccaccaccgccacaaCATGTCCAACATCATCACATCCCTCCACCGCCGCCTCGGCCGTATCAAGGTTACTTCAACCCTCAGCCGCCGTTGATACCGCCACCTCGGCCTTATTACGACCAGCCTTATCATAATTCTGGTTGTCCTCCCCTGCTTGCTGCATG TTTGGCAGCCCTTTGTTGTTGCGGCTTGTGCAACCGCTACTGA
- the LOC122581290 gene encoding transport inhibitor response 1-like protein Os04g0395600: MVHLPETVVETIINNLTTNSDRNSASLVNKTWYSVDRYSRRVVYVSNCNAISPQRVIDRFPNLRSLTLKHKRGVLSYPPILVPDHDPSFDPWVDVLCNNCPLLERLWLKRARVSDQSLVMISIRFAKFKSLRLNWCSGFSVVGLSAIASSCSILEEFEVDRCNVMDNTSRLLSSFPETLTSLKSLNISCVKGLVNPIDLERLVARCPKLTTLLLNKTVYANTIQRILSQYSRFVHLGVGSANQNLEILLPYFLLSLALGKCQFIQSLSFFYLIPTKLMHAFYPICPNLVAVNLRYSAVTPNEQVKFISKCPNLRRLSVRGCIGDIGIKSVVNSCENLEELKVYHDTEITGVSEVGLIAISRGCQKLKSLILFCNRMTNDALITFAKNSPNVTCFKLIISTSKMPDHMTLQAFDHGFRAIVQSCKNLKKLGLSGLVTNDVFLYIGMYAERLEELSVLNGDESDAGLHYVFNGCKSLRKAEIRHYPYADDASLAAFYGY; this comes from the exons ATGGTTCATCTGCCAGAAACAGTCGTAGAAACGATCATAAACAACCTAACAACCAACAGCGACCGCAATTCGGCATCCTTAGTGAACAAAACATGGTACTCGGTCGATAGATACAGTCGTCGCGTTGTATACGTATCGAATTGTAACGCGATATCGCCACAAAGAGTGATAGACAGGTTTCCAAACCTCCGATCACTTACCTTGAAACACAAACGTGGGGTTTTGTCGTATCCACCGATTTTAGTCCCTGATCACGATCCATCgtttgatccatgggttgatGTTTTGTGTAATAACTGTCCGTTGTTGGAGAGACTTTGGTTGAAGAGGGCGCGTGTTTCTGATCAGAGTCTTGTTATGATATCGATTCGGTTTGCTAAGTTTAAGTCGTTGAGGTTGAATTGGTGCAGTGGATTTAGTGTTGTTGGTCTTTCGGCTATTGCTTCCAGTTGCTC GATTCTTGAGGAATTTGAAGTGGACAGATGTAATGTTATGGATAACACCAGCCGGTTGCTTAGTAGCTTTCCAGAGACTTTGACTTCACTTAAATCGTTGAATATATCTTGCGTTAAAGGATTAGTGAATCCGATAGATCTTGAGCGGTTAGTTGCTAGATGTCCAAAGTTGACGACTCTGTTGTTAAACAAAACAGTGTACGCTAACACTATTCAAAGAATCTTGAGTCAATACTCACGATTTGTGCACTTGGGTGTTGGATCTGCTAATCAAAACTTGGAGATTCTTCTACCTTATTTTCTGCTATCGTTAGCATTAGGCAAATGTCAATTCATTCAAAGCCTCTCGTTTTTCTACCTGATTCCCACTAAGTTAATGCATGCCTTTTATCCAATTTGCCCAAATCTGGTTGCTGTGAATTTGAGGTATTCTGCAGTGACTCCTAACGAGCAagtcaagtttatttcaaaatgcCCCAATCTTAGACGTTTAtct GTACGAGGTTGTATTGGAGATATAGGTATTAAATCTGTGGTCAATAGCTGTGAAAACTTGGAAGAGTTGAAGGTATACCATGATACAGAAATTACTGGTGTGTCAGAAGTGGGTTTGATTGCGATATCCAGAGGGTGTCAAAAGCTTAAATCTTTAATCCTATTTTGCAATCGAATGACGAATGATGCCCTAATAACTTTTGCCAAGAATAGTCCAAATGTTACCTGCTTCAAATTAATTATTTCTACTTCCAAAATGCCAGACCACATGACTCTTCAAGCATTTGATCACGGTTTTAGGGCAATAGTACAATCATGCAAGAACCTCAAGAAGTTGGGACTCTCGGGACTTGTAACCAATgatgtttttctttatattggAATGTATGCAGAAAGATTGGAAGAGCTTTCTGTGCTCAATGGAGATGAAAGTGATGCGGGCCTTCACTATGTGTTCAATGGGTGCAAGAGTTTAAGGAAGGCGGAGATTCGTCATTATCCTTATGCTGATGATGCAAGTTTAGCtgctttttatgggtattga